The archaeon CG10_big_fil_rev_8_21_14_0_10_43_11 DNA segment AATTGCTTTGTGCGCAACATTAAGGTCGCCGCAAATAACTACCTGCTTTTTTTGTGTTAATTCTTTAACGTACGCGCGAAAATCAGCATCCCACTTCAAGCGATACGTGATGCGCAACAAGCCGCGCTTGGCATTTGGTGTGTACACGTTAACTAAAAAGAAATCATCAAATTCAAGGGTGATAACACGCCCCTCCTCAGTATGGTTTGGGATGTCATAAAAAACCACGCGGGGTTTGATTTTGGTAAACACAGCCGTTCCAGAATACCCTTTTTTATGAGCTGCGTTCCAGAACTGGTGATAGCCGGGAAGCAGGAGTTCTGTTTTGTCAGTTTTTGTTTCCTGCAAGCACACAACATCAGGGTCATGTTTTTGAATTGAAGCGAGAAAACCTTTTTTGAGTGCTGAGCGAATTCCATTCACATTCCAGGACAGTAATTTCATATGCTACACAAAAGAGGTCATTGCTTATTAATGATTTCTTTGGCTAACTACGTTATTCCTGATAATATCCGGTGTTGCCAAGCGCAAGTGCGATTTCTGCTTTTTTTAATTCTTTTCCAAGATATGCCACATGCTCTTTTTGCGTGAACCATTCCTGTTTGTGCTGTTTTTCGTACTCAAAAATGGCGTGATACACGTCTTGTGCGCGCTTGCCTTTGAATACTTTGAGTATTTCATGCTCATAGTTGGTAATTGCAACTTGGAGTTCATGGTATTCAAAATCAACTTTGATAAGCACGTAACAACCTTTGTCAAGCGTGAAATCTTTGTACGTGTCGTAGGGTACGCATTCAATTATCTCAAACTCTTTGTGCAGGATTTTGTCACGAATCCACGCAGGCCTTTTTTTGTCTGTCATACGTGAGTGTGAGTATGTTTGGTATTATTTGTTTTACGCCACTGCAGAAAGCCAAATTCCGCTCATAGTTCCAATACTTGCAAGCGTAGTAAGAAGCGTTGAAGCAATCTCCTTATCATTCAAGGTTTTTGGCGTTATTTGCAGGCCAGTATTATACATTTCAAGCCACGCCCATAAGTAGAGCGGAAAGGCAACAATAAAATGAACCGGTTCTAAGAACTTGACAAAAAGAATTGCCTGAATGAAGGCTATACTCATGCCCAGCACATAATTTCTTGCTCGCGCTTTTGGTTTCCTGTAATCATCGCTTAAACCTTGGGCAAAACTAATTTCTAAGAGAATAATAAAAAACCACAACTGAAACAACTGTGGCTGAAAAATAGCAATAACACTCGCTACAAATAACGGGAAAAATATGAGGAAAAGTATGTTTAGCTTGACAAAATTTGAGTGTCCGCGTTTTACTGCATGAAAAAAGGTAGTCCTGCTAATCACAAGGCCTACATGTGCACGCATGTAATAAACGTTTTTCCCCTTTAAACGCTAAAACTTATAACACGCGAGTGCAACTATACGTGTATGGGCGCGGAGATTGTTGGTTTTCTTATTATTCTTGGTTCAGGGCTTTTCTTTTTCGGAATTGTTTAGAAAACTTCACTTGCCCTATGTTATCGCGCTTATTCTTGCAGGAATCATAGTAGGACCGTTTGGCTTTGATATTATTGAGCCTGATGCGGTTGTTGTATTCTTGAGTTCTGTTGGTGTGTTGTTTCTCATGTTTATTGCGGGAAGTGAGATTACTTCAAAAACTCTCAAAGAAACAAGCAAGAGCATTGCTTTTCTTGCCTTACTCAATAGTGTAGTTCCGTTTTTTGTTGGTATGGGAATCGCGCTCTTTTTTGGTTTTAATATTCCTACTGCGCTTATTCTTGGCGTGACGTTCATGTCGTCATCTGTTGCGGTTATTATTCCTTCACTACAGTCTCAGGGATTGGTAAACACCAAGCTTGGCAGGAGTATTATTACATCAACTGTTTTTGAGGATTTTGGGAGTTTGCTTCTTGTGGGCTTTATTCTTCAGGCGTTCAAGCCGCAATCAGCAATCCCGCTTTTTGCCTACATCCCGGTTGTGCTCTTGTTTATTGCGCTTCTTAAAATTATTATTCCCCGCCTTGAAGAATCGTATCACGCAGATAAGACGGGTCAGGATTTATTTGAGAGCAAGCTTCGTTTCACGTTTGTTGTGCTTCTTGCAAGCGTGCTCTTGTTTGAAGTGCTGGGCATGCATGCGATTGTTGCAGGTTTCGTGATTGGTTTGTTATTATCTGATTCAATTCAGGGAAAAATCAGGGATAAAATTAGAACCATTAGCTATGGTATTTTTATTCCTGTGTTCTTTTTTATGATTGGCGTGCAGACTGATTTGAGCGTGTTTGTGTTGCCACAATCAGTTACATTTACCGTGTGCGTTGTGTTTGGACTTGTTATTTCAAAATCAGTAAGCGGCTGGGTTGGGGGTGTGATTTCTGGTTTTTCAAAGCGCGAGAGCATTCTTATCGCGTTTTCAACAATACCTCAATTATCAACTACGCTTGCTGTTGCGTATAGCGCGCTCGCGTTTGATATCATTAATGTGGATATTGTTGCAACGCTTGTTATTCTTACTATTGTAACAACCCTTGGCTCACCGCTTCTCATAAAACTCTACAATGATGTGCTTCGAGAGAAACCGGAAAAAACACAAACTAGCTAATGAACTCTTTCATTTGTTCAAGCAATCCTTGAACCTGAGTTTTAATGTGTTCTGGTTTAAAATTGTTAACCTCTGACACGTGAACTGCACGCTGGAGCGGAATTGCTTTGAGCGCAACAATTACTTGGCGCAATTGTTCTGTCATGCGCGTGCCTCCCCACGGACCGTCTGATACGCTGCAAATTCCAAACACTTTTTTTTCGTATTGGTCATAGAGCTGGTCGAGAAATAGTTTTAATTCGCCGGGATAGCCGTGATTGTATTCAGGACTTACAATTATGATGCCGTCTGCTTTGTTGAGAATCTTTTCCCACTTCTTTGCATACCTGTTTTTTTCGCTGTTATCTGTTGCTCTCAAAGGATAAGCATTTACATCAACAAGGATTGTTTCAACTCCTGTTGTTTTCATGTGTTCAACCACTGCGTTTGCAACAGCTTCACTTTTTCTGCCTTTGCGTGCCGTGCCAAGAACAACTGGAATAAACATATTCTTATCTGCTCAAGAGCGCGTTAAAAAAATATCGGATGGGGGCATGGAAATTGATATTAATACGTTAAGCAGTCTAAAAATGTTATGTCAACCCTTGAGCAACAATTACGCACTCTTCGCGAAAAAGAAAGCAAACTTCTTGAACAGCTTAAAGAAGAGAACAAGAAAAAAACGATTGGCTGCGCCTCCTGTGACAACCAACATGAAATTGGCAGGCTCACTGCTATCCAAACACATTACTACGACCGGGCGTATGACGCATCAAGCCAAGGAGAACTACGTTTTGTTTGTCCAGAAACACGTGTTGAAAATCGAATACTCTTTGATATAGATGATAACTACCGACAAAGTCCTTTAGAACAATTTAAGAACACGTACAAATCATTGTTCAAACAGGTAATCCATAGGCAGATAGATAACTGCGATAACACTCAGGGTGATTGGGAAGAAAAACACGCTAAAACAGTAAACAATTATTACATAGATAAAAACCCTGAACTATTTGGACTTGACGTAAAGAAAAAATGTGACTGCTGTGGAAACATAGCGTAGTCACAACACTTAAAAAAGATGGAGTAATACTATTCTTCACTATGTCAGGTGAATACCTTCCGCGCAAGCACTAATTCACCTATTCTTAAATATCTAAAACACCTTGATAATCCAGTGCGAGGTTTGTTACAATGAGCAAACAAGAAGGAATAACCGTAAAACGAGAAGAAAACTGGGACAAATGGTACCCACAAATATGTCTAAAAGCCGAGCTGATGGATTACTCCCCCGTCAGCGGTTGTTATATCCTTCGCCCGAGAGGCTACTACCTGTGGGAAGCACTCCAAACCTATCTTGACGCGGCATTTAAGAAATCAGGCGTGCAAAACGCGTACTTTCCTTTATTTATCCCAGAAAGCCTGCTCAAAAAAGAAGCAGAACACGTTGAAGGTTTCACACCAGAAGTGGCATGGGTAACGCACGCAGGAAACTCAAAACTACCCGAACGACTTGCAATTAGACCAACAAGCGAAACTATCATGTACAACAGCTACAAAGAATGGATTCGCTCACACCGCGACCTGCCGCTCAGGCTTAACCAATGGAACAATGTAGTACGCTGGGAATTCAAAAATCCCGTGCTCCTCATGCGCTACCGCGAATTTTTGTGGCAAGAGGGACACACCGTATTTGCAACCAAACAAGAAGCCGATGCGGAAGTGAGGGAAATGCTTGAAATCTATCGCAAAGCCTATGAAGACGTGCTTGCACTTCCCATGTACGCGGGCATGAAAACCGATTACGAAAAATTTCCTGGGGCAGACTACACAACAAGCGTTGAAATCTTCTTGCCAAACGGTCGCGGCGTGCAAGCAGCAACCTCACACCATTTGGGTCAGCGCTTTGCAAAAGCATTTGACATCACGTTCAAAGATGAGAGCGGCAAACAGGTATATCCCTACCAAAACTCGTGGGGCTTTGCAACCCGTGCGCTTGGCATTGTTGCATTTATGCACAGCGATGACAAAGGATTAGTATTACCCCCACGCGCAGCAGAAAAACAAATCGTGATAGTGCCGATTTTCAATGCAGACAACAAAGAAATCGTGTTAAAGGAAGCAGGCAAACTTGCAAAAAAACTCTCAGAATTCAGAGTATTTATTGATGACCGAGAAGGATACACACCGGGTTGGAAGTTCAATGAATGGGAGCTTAAAGGCCTACCCCTTCGCATTGAGATAGGCATGCGCGATATTCAAAACAAGAGTGCTGTTGCGGTTAAAAGAAATGATGGAAAAAAACAAACCGTCAAAATGGTGAGCATAGCAAAAGACACAGAATGCCTGCTTGACACTATACATGCTGAGCTCTTGGAGAATGCGTGGAAAAAAATGCATTTAGTGATGGTGGAAGTAAACACAGTCACTGATTTGAAAAAAGCGCTTGCAAACAAGAAAGTGGGCGTTGCAGGATGGTGCGGAGAAACTGACTGTGAAGTAGCGCTTAAAGAAAAAATCGGTGCGCGCTCATCAAACTATGCATTTAACAAAGAACCCATAAATACGAGCTGCATTGTGTGCAAAAAACCTGCAAAACACGTTATGCGCTTTGCAAAATACTATTAGAAAGAGTTTTATATTTTTTTTTCTCTTTTTTTTCTTATTATGCGCGTTATTGGTATCAGTGTTACGACAAAAAACCAACCTTTTGAAAAAATACAGCCCGCACTAGAACACGTTGCCAAAAAAGAGTATGGTGCAGTACTTGCACACGCATTCATGCCACTTGATGAAATTCTAAAACAAGGATTTGACCCAATACTTAGAAACACGCTTGACACGCTTTTTCCAAAGCAAGTCACCTTTTACCATAACGGTCCAAAACGCGCAGACCTCGCTGAATTTCTGGAACTCAACAACGCAACAGCTTACATAATTGGCAACATCATCGGTGGCGTAAAAGAAGAATACGAGATATATCAAACACGAGAAATCAAAACACAACGCGTACCACTTGTATAACTATGCACTAGCAAGAATCACACAACACCTTTTCTTAAGAAGAAAAGCTGTGCCAAAAGAAAAAGAACGTAAAATAGCCCTGCCAGGATTCGAACCTGGGTCGCAAGGTTCAGAGCCTCGCATGCTTGGCCACTACACTACAGGGCTAGTGATTTGCAGAGTGTTATATGGGGTGGTCTATTAAAAGGTTTTTGAAAGCCAAGTTTACGAGGGTATTCTTGTAATCCACTTTTGGTGTGCATCATTGTTGCCAAGCACCGTTTCAAAATAGCTTGCTTGCAATTGTTGCGTGATAGGCCCAATGTTTCCACTCCCGATTTGCATGCGATCAACAAAACCAATGCCAGCAACTTCTCCTGCTGTACCCGTAAAGAATGCTTCATCCGCAATGTAGACCTCGCTTCGTGCAATGGTTCGTTCAAGAACATCAAATCCCTTTTCTTTTGCAAGCGTAACAATCGAGTCCCGGGTTATTCCTGCAAGAATTGGTGCAGAAAGCGGGGGTGTGATGATGGTTTGGTCTTTTACCATAAAGAAGTTTTCCGCGCTTCCTTCGCACACGTAACCGTGTTCGTCAAGCAAAAGTGCTTCATCAAAACCATTAAGCACTGCTTCTTGTTTTGCAAGAATGCTATTTACATAGTTCCCGCCTGCTTTTGCTTTGAGGGGTTGTGCTGATTGGCTTAGTTTTCGCCATGAACTGACCGTAACGTGTTGCGGTTTTTCAGTATTCAAGTATTTGCCAAGAGGCATGGCAATAATTGCTGTACTCACTGGAGACTTAAGAGGGTTGAGTCCAAAAACGCCGTAATCGCGAAAATGGATGGGACGAATGTAAATGCCTGTTTTGAACTTGTTTTCTTGTACAACACGCACGGATGCAGAAAAGAGGTCATCAAGAGTGTATGGTGTTTTCATGTGATACATTTTTGCTGAATCCTCTAATCGCTTGAGATGCTCTTCTAAACGA contains these protein-coding regions:
- a CDS encoding proline--tRNA ligase, which gives rise to MSKQEGITVKREENWDKWYPQICLKAELMDYSPVSGCYILRPRGYYLWEALQTYLDAAFKKSGVQNAYFPLFIPESLLKKEAEHVEGFTPEVAWVTHAGNSKLPERLAIRPTSETIMYNSYKEWIRSHRDLPLRLNQWNNVVRWEFKNPVLLMRYREFLWQEGHTVFATKQEADAEVREMLEIYRKAYEDVLALPMYAGMKTDYEKFPGADYTTSVEIFLPNGRGVQAATSHHLGQRFAKAFDITFKDESGKQVYPYQNSWGFATRALGIVAFMHSDDKGLVLPPRAAEKQIVIVPIFNADNKEIVLKEAGKLAKKLSEFRVFIDDREGYTPGWKFNEWELKGLPLRIEIGMRDIQNKSAVAVKRNDGKKQTVKMVSIAKDTECLLDTIHAELLENAWKKMHLVMVEVNTVTDLKKALANKKVGVAGWCGETDCEVALKEKIGARSSNYAFNKEPINTSCIVCKKPAKHVMRFAKYY
- a CDS encoding branched chain amino acid aminotransferase, encoding MEKADYLWFNGNLVAWDDARVHVWAHALHYGTSVFEGIRGYHKDDDILVFRLEEHLKRLEDSAKMYHMKTPYTLDDLFSASVRVVQENKFKTGIYIRPIHFRDYGVFGLNPLKSPVSTAIIAMPLGKYLNTEKPQHVTVSSWRKLSQSAQPLKAKAGGNYVNSILAKQEAVLNGFDEALLLDEHGYVCEGSAENFFMVKDQTIITPPLSAPILAGITRDSIVTLAKEKGFDVLERTIARSEVYIADEAFFTGTAGEVAGIGFVDRMQIGSGNIGPITQQLQASYFETVLGNNDAHQKWITRIPS
- the xth gene encoding exodeoxyribonuclease III, which translates into the protein MKLLSWNVNGIRSALKKGFLASIQKHDPDVVCLQETKTDKTELLLPGYHQFWNAAHKKGYSGTAVFTKIKPRVVFYDIPNHTEEGRVITLEFDDFFLVNVYTPNAKRGLLRITYRLKWDADFRAYVKELTQKKQVVICGDLNVAHKAIDLANPQANRRNAGFSDEERESFQKLLNAGFVDTFRMFNQEPNNYTWWTYRFNARERNIGWRIDYFLVNTLFEKRVKSAGILNNVTGSDHCPVTIELKKP
- a CDS encoding NADPH-dependent FMN reductase, with translation MFIPVVLGTARKGRKSEAVANAVVEHMKTTGVETILVDVNAYPLRATDNSEKNRYAKKWEKILNKADGIIIVSPEYNHGYPGELKLFLDQLYDQYEKKVFGICSVSDGPWGGTRMTEQLRQVIVALKAIPLQRAVHVSEVNNFKPEHIKTQVQGLLEQMKEFIS